A genomic stretch from Helianthus annuus cultivar XRQ/B chromosome 1, HanXRQr2.0-SUNRISE, whole genome shotgun sequence includes:
- the LOC110935513 gene encoding auxin-induced in root cultures protein 12 produces the protein MAFLHPKPPLLRLLLLTCASLLHLTSPTHSLNTCTSQNIGNNLYTNCTDLPTLNASLYYNHIAKTSSISIAFVAPPSKPDGWIAWAINPTQTGMAGSQALIAFKNSNGTMNVKTYNISSYSSIVEGKIAFEVSEARAEYSAGSMKIYATVKLPETMTEVNHVWQVGGAVVDGVPVKHEFQPENLSAKGKLRLRVAEVSGGGGSPAGAPGISPNPNPNPSSGSGTGSGSGYKKSRYLDDAVREVKDLGLIRDKMLCVSSGFTTMGSRAVSFS, from the exons ATGGCGTTCCTCCACCCAAAACCACCGCTGCTCCGCCTCCTCCTGCTAACATGCGCATCTCTCCTCCACCTAACCTCACCAACACACTCTCTCAACACCTGCACTTCACAAAACATCGGCAACAACCTCTACACAAACTGCACCGATCTACCAACACTCAACGCATCTCTCTACTACAACCACATCGCCAAAACCTCCTCAATCTCCATCGCCTTCGTCGCGCCTCCATCTAAACCGGACGGCTGGATCGCCTGGGCGATCAACCCGACGCAAACCGGCATGGCCGGTTCACAAGCTTTAATCGCGTTTAAAAACTCTAATGGAACAATGAATGTGAAGACGTATAATATTAGTTCGTATTCATCGATCGTTGAAGGTAAAATTGCGTTTGAAGTTTCGGAGGCTAGAGCGGAGTATAGCGCCGGATCTATGAAGATCTACGCGACGGTGAAGTTGCCGGAGACGATGACGGAGGTGAATCATGTCTGGCAGGTTGGTGGTGCGGTTGTGGATGGTGTGCCGGTGAAGCATGAGTTTCAGCCGGAGAATTTGAGTGCGAAGGGGAAGTTGCGGTTGCGTGTGGCGgaggtgagtggtggtggtggtagtccTGCTGGTGCTCCGGGCATCAGccctaaccctaaccctaaccctaGCTCTGGTTCTGGTACTGGTTCGGGTTCTGGTTATAAGAAGAGT CGGTATCTGGATGATGCTGTAAGGGAGGTGAAGGATTTGGGTCTTATTCGTGACAAAATGTTATGTGTGAGCAGCGGTTTTACCACAATGGGTTCTCGAGCAGTGAGTTTTTCTTGA
- the LOC110935410 gene encoding zinc finger BED domain-containing protein RICESLEEPER 2-like: MAMEPLELSVQGSMALAICDDFLHLLRHRPTSSPPPQTSAVSSATNPQRLRRLLRHKPPPSPPSPPAQGMSNNSEFGQHSVEGEHEDEGNSYSSGKHRSYVWDYFDPLPVAPNGDKKAKCSACGQVYVTNASSGTSNLRRHIPKCFDIDGPGPAKKQRRAPLDQAMYREMLAISIIKHNYPFSYVEHEETRKLHKFLHGDVKFITRNTAKADVLKIYEREKMIIKDKLEKVTGRICLTSDLWSSITTDGFMALTAHYVDENWNLRKKVLNFRVIPPPHSGSILAEHLINFLADWGIEKKVFTITLDNAKYNDILVDRLKGHLRLNNTLVCDGDFTHVRCSAHVLNLIVQAGLKAIEGAIEKVRESVKYVRASATRKYKFEECIQILSLQCGKHVRQDIVTRWNSTYLMLDCALAYRRAYTRLALVDSVFKTSPSEEEWARVEIITRLLKPFYEITTLFSGSSYPTSNLYFHHVWRIQLYIEEEMCNADQVISDMAKDMKEKFDKYWKNYSMILSFAVILDPRYKVKLVEYCFSKLNMTFEEREMKLKCIVDGMHKLYDTEYNIQSKTMHDSLIPESSNVGGNTLDEMDGFDTFQSQFKVADNEKSQLTLYLEEQNVDRKVELDVLQYWKENQVRYPKLAIMARDILSIPITTVASESSFSIGGRVLSKYRTSLLSSNVEALLCTHENENEMDEDLVEDIEALIPTFGNF; the protein is encoded by the exons AtggccatggagccgttggagttgtccgTTCAAGGGTCTATGGCATTAgctatct GCGACGATTTCCTCCATCTCCTCCGCCACAGACCCACATCGTCTCCTCCGCCACAGACCTCCGCCGTCTCCTCCGCCACAAACCCACAACGTCTCCGACGTCTCCTCCGGCACAAACCCCCACCGTCTCCGCCATCTCCTCCGGCACAAG GTATGTCAAACAACTCGGAATTTGGACAACATAGTGTAGAAGGGGAACATGAGGATGAAGGCAATTcatatagttcgggtaaacatCGTTCTTATGTTTGGGactattttgacccattaccGGTTGCACCCAATGGGGACAAAAAAGCAAAATGCAGTGCTTGCGGACAGGTGTATGTTACGAATGCAAGCTCGGGAACATCTAACTTAAGACGACATATCCCTAAGTGTTTTGATATTGATGGGCCTGGTCCGGCGAAAAAACAAAGACGCGCCCCTTTAGATCAAGCGATGTACAGGGAGATGTTGGCGATTTCAATTATCAAACATAACTACCCTTTCAGCTATGTTGAACATGAGGAAACAAGAAAGTTGCACAAATTTCTACACGGTGATGTGAAATTCATAACAAGAAATACTGCAAAGGCGGATGTCTTAAAAATATACGAGCGAGAGAAGATGATTATTAAAGACAAGTTAGAAAAGGTAACCGGTAGGATATGCTTGACTTCTGATTTATGGAGTTCGATCACGACAGATGGATTTATGGCATTAACAGCTCATTATGTTGATGAGAACTGGAATCTAAGGAAAAAAGTGCTAAACTTTAGAGTTATACCCCCTCCACACAGTGGTTCCATTTTAGCAGAGCACTTGATCAATTTTTTAGCAGATTGGGGCATCGAGAAAAAAGTTTTTACCATCACACTAGACAATGCAAAATACAATGACATATTAGTAGATCGTTTGAAAGGTCATTTGCGTTTGAATAACACATTAGTGTGTGATGGAGATTTTACTCATGTGCGTTGTTCAGCGCACGTGCTAAATCTTATCGTTCAAGCCGGATTGAAAGCAATTGAAGGGGCCATTGAAAAGGTTCGAGAGTCGGTGAAATATGTGAGAGCAAGTGCTACTAGGAAGTATAAGTTTGAGGAATGCATACAAATACTTTCACTACAATGTGGGAAGCATGTTCGTCAAGATATTGTAACGAGATGGAACTCTACATATCTTATGCTTGATTGTGCATTAGCTTATCGACGGGCTTATACTCGGTTAGCCTTAGTTGATTCAGTTTTTAAAACTTCTCCGTCAGAAGAGGAATGGGCAAGGGTGGAAATAATCACACGACTTTTGAAACCTTTTTATGAAATCACTACTTTGTTTTCTGGAAGCTCCTATCCTACCTCGAACTTATATTTTCATCACGTGTGGAGAATTCAGTTGTATATTGAAGAGGAGATGTGCAATGCGGATCAAGTTATTAGTGACATGGCGAAAGACATGAAAGAAAAGTTTGATAAATATTGGAAAAATTATTCCATGATTTTGTCTTTTGCGGTTATTCTAGATCCTCGGTACAAGGTTAAGCttgttgaatattgtttttcaaagCTTAACATGACATTTGAAGAGCGTGAAATGAAATTGAAGTGTATTGTGGATGGTATGCATAAACTATATGATACGGAGTATAATATTCAATCGAAGACAATGCATGATTCTTTAATACCCGAGAGTTCAAATGTTGGTGGCAATACGCTCGATGAGATGGATGGGTTCGATACATTTCAAAGCCAATTCAAAGTTGCTGATAATGAAAAGTCACAGTTGACATTGTATTTGGAGGAACAAAACGTTGATAGAAAAGTAGAACTTGATGTTTTACAATATTGGAAGGAAAATCAAGTAAGGTATCCAAAACTGGCTATAATGGCTCGCGATATATTGAGCATCCCGATTACTACTGTTGCTTCCGAATCATCTTTCAGTATCGGAGGTCGGGTGTTAAGTAAGTATCGAACTTCATTGCTATCATCAAATGTTGAAGCATTGCTATGCACAC ATGAAAACGAGAACGAAATGGATGAAGATCTTGTTGAAGACATTGAAGCATTGATTCCAACTTTTGGCAACTTTTAG